Within the Flavobacterium sp. 9R genome, the region GTTTCTTCAACCTGAATGGAGCAAAAAAGAAGAGATGACCCCTTTGATTGTTGATTACGTTATGAATAATCCTAAGTGGAGAGTTTCATTGCAGACACATAAATATCTGAATATACCTTAGCTATTTGTTATGGAATAAGTTGTTTTACAAAGGCCTTTTGGCCTTTTTTTGTTTTTCACAGTTTTGTTAAGTAAGAAGATTCTTTTGTGGAATTGTTTAATTGTTTAAATATCAAGTATGTAGAATATGTCAATTATGATGTGTAAAAAAAAGCAAGTGTTTTTTTGCGGTAATCGTTTTTTTTAAGCTCTTTTTAGATATATTTACAATTATGTTATTTATGACTTAATATTTTTTTATTTAATGTAATCTATATATTTATGAAAAGAATTTTATTTTTTGCAGCTTGTTTTTTTGTTTTATATAGTGCTAAATCTCAGAGTCTTAGTATTGCTAATGACGACATTGTAGAGTATAATACGGTTGAAGTGAGGCCTGAATTTCCGGGGTCTTATACTAATTTTATGGATTTTGTTGCAAAAAATTTTTCATTACCTGATTACGATGGTCCAACTGGTATTTTGAAAGTCGGATTTGTAATAGAAGTTGATGGTGTTGTTTCAAGCGTCAAAGTATTAAAAAACCTTGATACTACAGCCTCAAGTGAAATCAAAAAGGTTATGGCCAAATGCCCTCAGTGGAAACCAGGAGAGCATAATGGTAAACCTGTTAGAGTATATTACGAGTTTTCTTTAAAACTTATGAGTCAAAGCTAATAAAAAGAGGAAAAAATGATTACCATTTTTTCCTCTTTTTTAGTTGGATGATATGTTCTAAGTGATGATTACAATGCCAAGCATACATTCCAATTATTTCTTTTATTGAAAAAGTTTTGTTGTGTTCTGGATGAATAAAAGTTTTGTTTAGTTCTTCTTCATTTAAGGAATTTAATAAAAACGATAATCTGAAATGTAAACCCTTTAAAAGTTGAATTGTTGGTTCAATAGGCATTGTTTTATTGTCAATTCCTTCTCCCCATAACTCTTCATAGTAATATTTTATAACTGGCTCATTTTCTGTTAATGCCCATTTTATTCTTATAAAACAGTTCATATGACTATCCGCACAATGATGTACTACTTGGCGTATAGTCCATCCTTCTGGGCGATAAGGTGTGTTTAACTGTTCTTCAGTTAGTTGACTAATTGTTTTGTTAAGAGTTTCAGGGAAAATCTCAATTTCTCTTATTTTTTCAATTAAATACTCTCGTGTATATTTTGATGGTGCTTCAAATTGTCCAATTGGGTACTTTAGTTTTTCTATTGATTCCATTCTTTATAGTGTTAGTTTAGCTAAATAATCATAATGTTCTCCTTCAAGGACTAATTCACATTTAAATCCATTGGCAATTGCTGCATTTTGTAAAGTATTGTAATCTAAGTAAAGCCACGGAAACTCTTCTTCTACTTCGTTCTTGTATTTTAATTTGAATGTTAATTCACCATAATAATTAGTTCCCGGAATCCATTTTCCACCATCTTCATCTTCGTCGAACATGTATATTATGTCCGATGAATCTATAAGAATTTGTCCGTTTGGAAGAAGTATTTTATTTAACTTGTTCAAATAGATTGGTATTTGGTTTATTGTGCCAAAAATACCCGTCCCGTTCATTAGTAAAAGGATTGTGTCGTATTGTGTGTTTTCGTTTAAATCTAATATATTGCAGACTTCAGTTTGTTTTATTCCGCGTGCAATACATGTTACTATTGCTTTTTTAGAGATATCAATAGCGGTTACATCTTGTTGCAATTTATTTTGTAATTCTAGGCTATGACTACCGGCACCACATCCAATATCGAGTATTTTTCCTTTTGATAATGTAATTGCTTTTTGTTCAATTATTGGCATTTCATTGAATTCTCTAAATAAGTAGCTAACATCCATTTCATCTTCTTCTGATATGGAGGTTTCTGTGTATATGTTTTCTGGTGAGTTCTTGAAATGATAATCATATATTGCTTGTCCAAAAAGGTCTTTCATTTTTTTATCGGTATTTAGTGATTTAAGTTTACTTTTGTGAAATAACAAAAAAGCCATGCAGTTGAAGCCTGATTTATCGGAAATAAATAAGCTTGCCAAAGATAAGAATAACGAAAACAAAAAGTATTTCGATAAGCTTAAAAAGAAACCGCCTAAAAATTTAGATTATATAATGCAAGAACTGCATGATAGTGAGTTTAAAAAAACAAACTGTTTAAATTGTGCTAATTGTTGTAAAACAACGGGCCCATTGTTTACATCTGCAGATGTTGAAAGAATTTCAAAGCATCTTAGGCTTAAACCACAACAATTCATTTCTCAATATTTGCGAATTGATGAAGATCAAGATTATGTTTTGCAAAAGTTGCCTTGTAGTTTTTTGGATCATGACAACACTTGTTTTATATATGAAGTTCGTCCCAAAGCTTGCAGGGAATTTCCGCATACCGACAGAAAAAAGTTCCAACAGATTACTGCTATTACAATGAAAAACATTCCAATTTGTCCTGCGGTATATAATATTGTAGAGGAAATGAAAAAGAAAATTGTATTGTAGAGATGTACTTCGAATTAATTTAATTATTACACACTTTTGAAATTAGAATATTTTATCGCCAAACGATTAATTACGTCAAAGGATTATAAAAGTAGTATTTCTGCTCCTATTATAAATATTGCCATTGCTGCAATCGCAATAGGTATTATTATGATGTTGGTTTCTGTTTCTACGGGGATAGGTCTGCAACAGAAGATAAGGGAGAAAATTGCTGCATTTAATGGGCATATTGTTATATCTAATTTTGACAGCAATCAATCAGAAGCAACATTAGTTCCAGTTTCAATTCGACAATCTTTTTATCCGACTTTCAAGAATGTTCCTGAAGTAGAACACATTCAAGCCGTCGCTGTTAAAGCAGGAATAATTAGAACAGAAACTGCTTTTGAAGGCATTATGTTTAAAGGCGTAGGCAGGGATTATGATTGGAAGTTTATAAAAGAATATTTGACACAGGGGAGATTGCCGAATTGTATGGCTTCACTCAATCAGGAAGTAGTTGTTTCATCAATTATAGCTTCAAGATTGAAGTTGAAATTAGGGGATTCCTTTCATACTTATTTTATGAAGCCCAGCGGTTATTCTATTCGGAATTTAAAAATTGTAGGGATATTCAATTCAGGTTTTCAAGAATTTGACTCCTCTTACATCTTGGGTGATATCCGACATGTTCAAAAACTAAATAAATGGAATAAAGATCAAGTTGGCGCTTTTGAAGTTTTTGTGAATGATTTTAGTG harbors:
- a CDS encoding energy transducer TonB — encoded protein: MKRILFFAACFFVLYSAKSQSLSIANDDIVEYNTVEVRPEFPGSYTNFMDFVAKNFSLPDYDGPTGILKVGFVIEVDGVVSSVKVLKNLDTTASSEIKKVMAKCPQWKPGEHNGKPVRVYYEFSLKLMSQS
- a CDS encoding YfiT family bacillithiol transferase, translated to MESIEKLKYPIGQFEAPSKYTREYLIEKIREIEIFPETLNKTISQLTEEQLNTPYRPEGWTIRQVVHHCADSHMNCFIRIKWALTENEPVIKYYYEELWGEGIDNKTMPIEPTIQLLKGLHFRLSFLLNSLNEEELNKTFIHPEHNKTFSIKEIIGMYAWHCNHHLEHIIQLKKRKKW
- a CDS encoding bifunctional 2-polyprenyl-6-hydroxyphenol methylase/3-demethylubiquinol 3-O-methyltransferase UbiG → MKDLFGQAIYDYHFKNSPENIYTETSISEEDEMDVSYLFREFNEMPIIEQKAITLSKGKILDIGCGAGSHSLELQNKLQQDVTAIDISKKAIVTCIARGIKQTEVCNILDLNENTQYDTILLLMNGTGIFGTINQIPIYLNKLNKILLPNGQILIDSSDIIYMFDEDEDGGKWIPGTNYYGELTFKLKYKNEVEEEFPWLYLDYNTLQNAAIANGFKCELVLEGEHYDYLAKLTL
- a CDS encoding YkgJ family cysteine cluster protein, whose translation is MQLKPDLSEINKLAKDKNNENKKYFDKLKKKPPKNLDYIMQELHDSEFKKTNCLNCANCCKTTGPLFTSADVERISKHLRLKPQQFISQYLRIDEDQDYVLQKLPCSFLDHDNTCFIYEVRPKACREFPHTDRKKFQQITAITMKNIPICPAVYNIVEEMKKKIVL
- a CDS encoding ABC transporter permease gives rise to the protein MKLEYFIAKRLITSKDYKSSISAPIINIAIAAIAIGIIMMLVSVSTGIGLQQKIREKIAAFNGHIVISNFDSNQSEATLVPVSIRQSFYPTFKNVPEVEHIQAVAVKAGIIRTETAFEGIMFKGVGRDYDWKFIKEYLTQGRLPNCMASLNQEVVVSSIIASRLKLKLGDSFHTYFMKPSGYSIRNLKIVGIFNSGFQEFDSSYILGDIRHVQKLNKWNKDQVGAFEVFVNDFSAIEQIGEKVYEETSSVLDSKTIVEKFSYIFEWLKLFDINIIVILVVMILVATINMVVALLVLILERTQMIGILKALGADNWSIRKIFLYNAFYLVARGLFWGNLIGIAILLFQYYFGIIKLNPENYYVNEAPVYFNLVYIVVLNLMTVLVCFLVLLIPSYIITRISPVRAIRYD